Below is a genomic region from Indicator indicator isolate 239-I01 chromosome 2, UM_Iind_1.1, whole genome shotgun sequence.
gcaggggattggaactggatgatccttgaggtcccttccaactcaaaccattctatgattctgtgttcccGGGAGGCTTTGAACTACCTTTCTTTAACAGGTCCACTTTGgggtttgtctttttgtttttttaagagtaGAGTGGGAAAACATTTATTGCAGTAGGTAGGTTATCTTGGGGAAGCAAGAAGGAAtgagaaatgcagcagaaagaaataaatcctTGGCTTGGCCTGCTGAAATGAATCTGCACTTTCCCTCTCAGTGAGTTCCTGGGAACTGTTGGGATGCTGGGGGATAAAAGCAAAAACTACTCTTCTGCCTGATGTTGTAAGCTAATCCAAATCTCCTTTTGCAGCACTTTTGCCTATAAAAGGACCaagaaggtgattttttttgttgttgttgttgtttgcctTTGGATTTAGGTCAGTTGAGAGAACAGCTCAGCTACCTCAAAGGAGATAACTTCTTCAGATTTACGTGCTCCGACTGCTCGGAAGATGGGAAGGAGCAGTTTGAACGATTGAGATTGACGTGGCAACAGGTGAGGAAAATGTTTGTGCCTGCAGGACAACCACAGGGCTTGCTAAAATTCTTGTTTGTTGTATATCTTGCTACCTAGACAAGGAGGATCAGGTATAGGTAAGAATGTGTGCATGAAATTCAGCGATGaatcccctctccccttttccctttttcctctttttctttctttttccttatctttttcttcttcttctttctttctcttctcctttttctttctcttctcctttttctttctcttctcctttttctttctcttctcctttttctttctcttctcctttttctttctcttctcctttttctttctcttctccttttctttctcttctccttttctttctcttctccttcttctttctcttctcctttttctttctcttctccttcttctttctcttctcctttttctttctcttctccttctttctttctcttctcctttttctttctcttctcctttttctttctcttctcctttttctttctcttctccttcttctttctcttctccttcttctttctcttctccttcttctttctcttctccttcttctttctcttctccttcttctttctcttctccttcttctttctcttctccttcttctttctcttctccttcttctttctcttctccttcttctttctcttctccttcttctttctcttctccttcttctttctcttctccttcttctttctcttctccttcttctttctcttctccttcttctttctcttctccttcttctttctcttctccttcttctttctcttctccttcttctttctcttctccttcttctttctcttctccttcttctttctcttctccttcttctttctcttctccttcttctttctcttctccttcttctttctcttcttcttctttctcttctccttcttctttctcttctccttcttctttctcttctccttcttctttctcttctccttcttctttctcttctccttcttctttctcttctccttcttcttttttttatttttgtctttttcctttttctttttttattacttcCTCTTATGTTGCTTATGAATTCATAGcttcaggcaggtttggaaaagCAAAATGACTGCAGTTTGGCTGATGGGCATGAACAGGTTTTTGTACCTTTACAAGGAAAATGTAAAGCTAGTGAGGTGcaacacaaacagaaaacttGCCAGCTGCCTGAACAGAGgtcttcagcctggctgcttacccagcagcagcagtccttGCTGGAATTTGTTATTCCAGTCACTTGCACAGCCTGAGCAATCACAATCATTTGCATTATACAGCAACCACCCTATGGGCAGTCTGAGGGACATCACCTTGCTCTaagcagggtgctggaggggcaAGCAGGCAGTGCTGACTGCCTCTGCATGAAGTGAATTGGATCAGGCAGTAGCTGTTTTGTGCTGAGCAATATGTGTGAGACATCTGTTTGCATCCTTTgggacagcagtgctgtgttgtCTCATAACAGATCATTTCAAACATCAGCTGTAACTTCTGCAGTGCTTTCTCGTgttgggctgggcaggggagaaGGTTGGCACAGCAGGCCTGCCAGGTATCCCCATGTGTCAGTGTAGGTTGGGgaactgacctgttggagagcagtgaaggggaaagggatctgggagtctcctagtggatggaaggttggccatgagccagcaatgtgcccttatggccaagaaggccaacagaatCCTGGGGCGTGCTAGAAGGGCTGTGGCTaataggtcgagagaggttctcctcctctactctgccctggtgaggccacatctggaatattgtgtccagttctgggcacctcagttcaagaagcatctcagggaactgcttgaaagagatcagcacagagccacaaagatgctgaaggaagtggaacatctccctgctgaggaaaggctgagggagctggggctctttagcttggagaagaggagcctgaggggtgacctcattcatgtttataaacatgtgaAGGTTGAGtatcaggaggacagagccaggctctgctcagtgatgtccagtgataggacgagaggcaatgggtgcaagctggagcagaggaggttccatgtgaacacaaGGTAAAACTTAGTCACTGTGAGGGCaacagagccttggagcaggctgcccagagaggttttggagtctccttctctggagacattccaaacccacctggacatgttccggTGTGatttgccctaggtgatcctgctctgtcagagggcttggactggtcccttttgaggtcccttccaacccctaacgttctgtgattctgtgatcttcagcaGGACTTTTCACAAAGCTGTGGCCAACTGTAAGGAGGCCAAACCCTCTATGAAAAACTAATTTCAAACTTCTCTGGCAGTGAAGAGAAAGTCCCTCTTGGAAGCAGTGTCCAAAGGAGGCTGTGTGGTTGTGAAAGATGGTCCCAGCCCAACTGATCTGAGTTGCATTCAAATTAATTGGGTAAATGTCATGAACAGTTGGTCACCTAGGGTTTAGTTACAAAGAGGTGTGATACACATTGAGTtgtgcattcagttttgggcccctcactccaagaaagacacagaggtgctggagcaggtccagagaagggcaacaaagctggtgaaggggctggggaacagggctggtgaggagcagctgaggaaactggggtttagtctggagaagaggaggctgaggggagaccttcttgctctctacaacttcctaaacagaggttgtagtgaggtgggggtcgatctcttctccctagtaacaatagtctcaggttgcaccaggggaggtttaggttggagagtaaaagaaactccttcactgaaagggttctcaaaggctggaGCAGTCTGCCCGGGCGGGTGGGGTGGGGCAGATGAAGCAGAAGAGGTTCAATTGTATCCAACGCTCTCTGTTGCAGGTGGTCATGCTGGCAATGTACAATTTGTCTCTGGAAGGAACAGGCCGTCAGGGGTACTTCAGATGGAAAGAAGATATTTGTGCTTTTATTGAGAAACACTGGACCTTCTTATTGGGGAACAGGTAAAGGCATGATGTATGTCCTTGAAAGGCTGCTTGGTGAGCCAAAGGAGCTCAGACCTGTTCTACAGATGGAAAAGTAACCTGGTTAATTTGGTGATGTCTCTGTTGAGCCTCTCCAGTGAAAAAATTGGAAGACTTCAGGATTGGGAAGCTGAACATAGGCACGAGGGGTGCTCTTGTGAGGGAAGGATTTCTTAGAGGGGAAAACCAACCCAAGAGTGTCACACAAAACCAATCTAAATGTAAATATTTGGGAtgatttcttctcttccttcaggTAGCATATGAACCTGCAAAGCCTTTGAGTCTTTctaaatagaatcacagaattgtttcggttggaaaacccctccaagatcatcgagtccaactgtcaacctcacaccaccatggccactaaaccatgtcccaaagtgccatggccacacattttttgagcacctccagggacactgacgccaccacctcactgggcagcctgttccaatgcttgaccacccTTCACCTCTCTGGGTGTGTCATATCCCTGCATAAGTGCCAGTGGCAGAAGCACTTTACCCTTTCCATCTTTCAGAGAGAGGAGACTGCAGGACGAAAGGCCAGCTGGTGAGTGGGGACATCACACttgcttttccctctcttcccactACAGGAAGAAGACCTCAACATGGTGGAGTACAGTTGCTGGCTGTCTTTCTGTGGGGAGCCCCTTGTTTTTCCGCTCAGGGGCACAGGAATTTGGAGAACCAGGGTGGTGGAAGCTGGTTCATAACAAACCCCCAACCATGAAACCTGAAGGAGAGAAATTGTCTGCATCTGCACTAAAGGCAAAAGGTAACCCTTCCCCTAATGGTATGTGGGTTCCTAGCTGGGTCAGATTTGGAAGGCACTGGAAAAGTTGACTTAAAACCATGAGCCTGTGTACATGGACAGTTCCTTAGGTACACTGTTGTAGTGGTTGACTTAGAGGACTTTGGTACCTATACTGTCATATGAAGCTTGTTATGTGTCATTACCTTTTTGGATGGTGATAACCAATTGAAAGGCTTTTGAAATTAGCTGAAATATataatttctctgcttctctgtacCTTGGGGAGGGTTTTTTATCTTGTGTTGCCAACTGCAAATTCCTtcctgtgcagaggagcaagatTGGGCCTTTCATGATGCTTTGTGGGTGCGTTtggtttatagaatcatagaattgtcagggttggaagggtcctcaaggatcatccagttccaacccccctgccatgggcagggacacctcatactagatcaagttgcccagagccacatccagcctggccttaaaaacctccagggatgaggcttccaccaccttcctaggcaacctgttccagtgtctcaccacccgcatggtgaaaaacattttcctaacatccaacctgaatctacccatttctgttttttttttccattccccctagtccagGACACTCCACATCCTGGGGTGAATTCCTTGGGTATATTCACACagagaatgcatcaggttggaaaggaccctcaaaggtcatctttcctaacccctctgcagtgagcagggaaatCTCCAACTTGATCAGATTGCTAAgggccctccagggatggggacctcaaccacatgtctgggcaacctgttgtatTGAAGATGCATCTTGTAAGACTTGTGGACAGTGTGTTTTTTCTGCCCATATGGTATGTAGCCAGTGACTGCAGGAGCCGAGTATCTATAAGCAAACTGCTTCTTTAGCAGCTTCAAAGCCACCTCTCGATCCCATCATTACTGTGGAGGGACTGCGGAAGCGGGTGAGCCGCAACCCAGTGGAGTCGGCCAtggagctgaaggagaagaGATCGCGCACCCAGGAGGCCAAGGATATTCGTAGAGCCCAGAAGGAGGCAGCTGGCTTCCTGGACAGGAGTACTTCCTCCACCCCCGTGAAATTCACCAGCCGAGGCCGCCGGCCTGATATCGtcctggagaagggagaggtCATTGACTTCTCCTCCTTGAGCTCTTCAGACCGCACTCCTCTGAccagcccttctccttccccatctctggaCTTCTCAGCTCCTGGCACCCCAGCCTCACACTCAGCTACTCCCAGCCTTCTCTCGGAAGCAGATCTCATCCCAGATGTGATGCCACCACAGGCTCTGTTCCATGGTAAGAGACACTCATGGGTGTTTTTCTTTATTAAGGAGCTGCATGCAGTTCTTTAGGAAGCTGTTCTGAGAAAGAAACTCCCAGTGAGCTACAGGATCTCGAGATAAGATGGAAAGCAACTGGTCTTGTTCTGTCTGTGTCAGCTGCATGCAAGTCTTGATTAGTTCTCCATGGTTCTATCACTAGGTTCCAAggcctgaaagaaaaaaaaaaatggccatTGTCATCTTCTGGGGGATCCTGGATAAAAACAGAGGGCAGAAGATTTCACCCAGCAACTGCTGCACCACTGGGCATAAGcgtttcttagaatcatagaatcacctggttggaaaagaccttaagatcactgagtccaaccataacctgacatctccctgtacacaactgttagatAATGTCCCTAAACTCCTCATCTAAatgccttttaaacacctccagggatagagactccaccacttccctgggcagcctgctccagtgcctgatgacccttttggagaagattttttcctcatttcctaatatccaacctggtgcaacttgaggtcatttcctctcatcctgtcacttgccactagggagaagagaccaacatccacctcactacaagctgatttcagggagctgtagagagcagtgaggtctcccctcagtctccacttctccaggctgaacaaccccagctctctcaaacGCTCCTTataggacttgtgttcaagattcctcaccagcctcattgccttttttttttggacagagtccagcacctccacgtccttcttgtagtgaggggcagGTTCACTGCCACACAGATGACACTGTTAGGTTGCAACTCTGATTTTGCATTGAATATTTTGGAATGGGAAAATATTCTCATAGGAATGTTCCTgtagttagagaatggttggactcgatgatcttaaagggtttTTTGCCAACCAAAAGGAGTCTGTGATGGACAAATAGTAAATTTCAGTCAGATTGCAAAGCAGGGTGAGTGCTCTTAGTTGCTTAAAGAGCCAGACCTCAAACTAGTTGGTGAAGTAGAGAATAAAGCACTTTTTGATGGCAAGAAGAATAGTCAGGTTCTGTAGAGGGACAGAGCCTGTGCTTCTGCAAGTCCAAATCACAAagtggtaggggttagaagggacctctgaagatcatttagtccagcccacctgctagagcaggttcacctacagtaaatcacacaggaagatgtccaggtgggtttggaatgccgacagagactccacaacctctctaaaCAGCCTGgttctctgctctgccaccctcttagggaagatttttttccttatgtttctgtagaaccttctgtgttccgctttgtgtccattgtcctgtccctggacagcACTGAGAAGAATCTGGCTCCACCTTCCTGACAGcctttagatactgatcagCATTAATGAGtttccctctcagtctcctctttatTGGCTCAGATTAAACAGAACTCCTCCAGGGTATGCTAGCTCaagatgcagctcagcagcttgaCCATTTGATCCCCAGTCTTCAGGAATTTTCAACAGTTTATCAAAGAACAggagcctgcagctcagcagtgctgtgttttcagaTGGCAAACTGCAAGGCACATCATAGAGTCACTGTGCTTGgcaaagatctttaagatcattgagtccaaccattctccaactctgcgaagtctggtgctaaaccatgtccctcagcacgaCATTTctgtgtgtcttttaaacatctccatggATAGGGATGCAATCACTACCATCaggagcctgtcccagtgtttgtgaaccctttcagtgaagaagtttctcccgaTATCCAATCTGaccctcccttggtgcagcttgaggtcaGGAGCAGGATTGATTCTGTGTCCTGAAATGGGGCTTCTTCTTATGGTGTTTCCTGTCCAAAATCAGGATGTCCGGAAGTATATAGAAAATGAGGGGAAGGTGAGGGGGGTAAACCTGCATGATTTGTCCTTAGCTGAAAAGTCCTCTGACAGCCCTGTTTGAAATGAGGCTTTGCTGTTTACATTTTGTTTCCTGGATTATTTCGATCTGTTGAGCAGATGATGAGGAGATGGAAGGAGATGGAGTCATAGACCCAGGAATAGAGTATGTGCCCCCTCCCAGTGGGACAGCCAGTGCTGGCACTGTGAtagcaagcagaaaaaaagtgaagacAGCTGAGCAGATCAAGCAGGAGGTGGAGagtgaagaagaaaaaccaGAAAGGATGGAAGGGGACAGCGAAGATCCTGACGACTCAAACGCATCGCTGCAGGTGAGAGGGCGAGACAAGAGGAAGCCCCAGCTGGAGAAGGATGCTAAACCCAGAACTCCAAAGCATACCTCTGTTAGCATctatgaggaaaagctgctgctgaagaggctGGAAGCCTGCCCCAATGCCATGAGCATGACCCCAGAGGCCCGGAGGCTGAGGCGCAAGCTGATAGTCAGGCAGGCCAAGCGGGAGAGAGGACTCCCACTCTTTGACCTGGACCAAGTCGTGAACGCTGCACTGCTCCTGGTCGATGGCATTTACGGAGCCAAAGAAGGAGGTGTCTCCAGGTCTCCAGTAGGGCAAGCAACATACAGAACTACTAGCCAGGACTTCAGGATCTTGGACAGATACCAGGTGAGCATTTGCAAATCTCAtccaggtttaggctgggtgttaggaagaaactcttcataGAAAGTGTgattagccattggaatgggctgcccagggaggtggtggagtcactggccctggaagtgtttaaaataagactggatgaggcactcactgccatggtttagttgattggatggtgctgggtgataggttggacttgatgatcttgaaggtcttttccaacctggttaattctgtgattctgtgattcttttggcACTGGCTGTTTTAGATGAGTTtgtgctgcagacagcagtgTCATCTTGAGGTTATTTGACTCTCAAAGCAAAAAGGATTATGTGAACAAGGCTTATTTGTACCTGGGGCTGTGTCCCCACCAATGCTCTCACAAGCCTCTTTCTGCCTGGGACGTGCTTGTACAGCACAACTGTCTGTCAGTGTCAGCACCACAAATGTCTCAGCTGTTTGTACTCCAGCCCTGCCCAAGCACTGATCGTAGAATCATGgattggtctgggttggaagtgaccttaaagatcatttagttccaaccctcctgccatgggcagggacacttcccaccagaccaggtcgctcaaggccctgtccaacctggccttgaacacttccagggagggggcatccacaacctccctgggcaacctgttccagtgtctcaccaccctcactgtgaagaatttcttcctaatctccagtctaaatctccgcTCTTCCcgtttcaatccattgccccttaccctatcactacaagcccttgtcaaaagtccctccccagctttcttgtccaCCCCCTAGCAGCCTTCCAtcgccttctcttctccaggctgatcacccCCAGTTctggcagcctgtccccataggagaacAGTGGTGGTGGAGGCCTGGAAGCAGGTGGTGTGTAGAAGGAAAATGACCTGTAGCCCTTTTCTGGGTGATGTATGTGGCTCATAGGTTTGGGTGCTAAATTTGAAAGGTCCCACAGCAGAGTTCTTTGAGGTGGGACTGTCCTGCTGTGGATCCATCCTGCCACGTTGAAAATGTCCTTATTTTCCCCCTGTTGATGTGATTCACCTCTGTTAAATCATTGATTAGTCTTCCTGAAATGTTGTGCCTCTTTTTTGTGCATCTAGACAATGCTGCCTGCCATGAAGGGATTTCGACAGCAGACAACAAAGTTTCTGTATCGGCTGGTAGGCTCCGAAGACCTCCTGACAGACCACAGCATTGTCAGTCCTTACACATCCCGGGTCCTGAAACCCTACATCAGGTACAGATGGTCAGAGGTTGAGTTTGCTCTTGGCTTCTGAACTGACAGCCCACAGAGAGCACACTTTTCTTGGGCAGTGCTCCTCACTCATCCCTGAACTACAGCTCAGTATCCTATGGTACACCTGAAAGAATAGCTGTTTGGTTTAGCTGAGTAGTTAAACTGCTTCTGCTTGAGGAAGGGGAATCTCCCAAGAGAGggcaaggcagagaggggtCATCACCATAGTCACCATTTGCACCTGCTCTTGGATGGGAACCATGATTTCCTTACTGGTGGTGTTAGGAGAGCCTGTCTTGATGTGCTCTGGATCTGAGAAGTGTCCTGGCCTCTGGCACAAGGACAGTGATTTGCtgagctgggtgctgctttaccacatgaatcatagaactgtcagggttggaagggacctcaaggatcattcagttccaacccccctgccatgggcagggacacctcacactagatcaggttgctcacagccacatccagcctggccttaaaaatcttcatggatgaggcttctaccacctccctgggcaacctgttccagtgtctcaccaccctcatggggaagaatttatttctaacatccaatctgaatctatccacatctagttttgctccatttcccccagtcctgtcactacccaacatcctaaaaagttcctcatcagctttcttataggcccccttaggatactggaaggccacaagaaggtctcttcagagccttcttctctccagactgaataacccaaactctctcagtctgtttccaTAGCAGAGAAGCTCCagacctctgctcatcctcatggcccttctctggacacattctagcatgtccagatccttcctgtactaggggctccagaactggatgcagtactccagatggagtctcaccagagtggagtagagagggagaatcacctccctcgaatGAAGGAATGCAGAACTGCTCTTTTGTTCCAAGCTGAGCACCTCATGAAGTATTTTGTGGGCAGTAGCcacacagctgcagggacagtggCAGTTGGTGTTGCTCACTGGCTTGTTGTGTTTACTTTCCATCTTGTTGGCAGGCGTGATTATGAGACAAAGCCCCCAAAActcaggctgctggcagaaatCCGAGCGTATCCGCACAGGAACGATCTCAACTGGAAGGCTGAGCCAGAAGCACCTATTGATTACTGCTACGTTCGGCCTAATCACATCCCCACTATAAACTCCATGTGCCATGAATTCTTCTGGCCTGGTAAGATTCCTTCAGCACTTGATTTTCTAAGAAAGAAATGGGTTCTGTTCAGGAAAAAcagatgagaccacacctggagtactgcgtctagttctggagcccctagtacaggaaggatctggacatgctggaacgtgtccagagaagggtcacgaggatgagcagagggctggagctcctctgctatggagacagactgagagagttgggattgttcaatctggagaggagaaggctccaaggtgaccttattgtggccttccagtatcttaaggggagctacaggaaagctggtgagggactttttaggttgtCAAGacttagggggaatggagcaaaactagaaatgggtagattcagattgga
It encodes:
- the KAT14 gene encoding cysteine-rich protein 2-binding protein isoform X3, with the protein product MANNVHMSGLLSRHDDEATRTSTSEGLEEGEVEGETLLIVESEDQASVDLSHDQSGDSLNSDEGDASWMEEMSYYCEKCQKWIPASQLREQLSYLKGDNFFRFTCSDCSEDGKEQFERLRLTWQQVVMLAMYNLSLEGTGRQGYFRWKEDICAFIEKHWTFLLGNRKKTSTWWSTVAGCLSVGSPLFFRSGAQEFGEPGWWKLVHNKPPTMKPEGEKLSASALKAKAASKPPLDPIITVEGLRKRVSRNPVESAMELKEKRSRTQEAKDIRRAQKEAAGFLDRSTSSTPVKFTSRGRRPDIVLEKGEVIDFSSLSSSDRTPLTSPSPSPSLDFSAPGTPASHSATPSLLSEADLIPDVMPPQALFHDDEEMEGDGVIDPGIEYVPPPSGTASAGTVIASRKKVKTAEQIKQEVESEEEKPERMEGDSEDPDDSNASLQVRGRDKRKPQLEKDAKPRTPKHTSVSIYEEKLLLKRLEACPNAMSMTPEARRLRRKLIVRQAKRERGLPLFDLDQVVNAALLLVDGIYGAKEGGVSRSPVGQATYRTTSQDFRILDRYQTMLPAMKGFRQQTTKFLYRLVGSEDLLTDHSIVSPYTSRVLKPYIRNDLNWKAEPEAPIDYCYVRPNHIPTINSMCHEFFWPGIDLSECLQYPDFSVVVLYKKVIIAFGFMVPDVKYNEAYISFLLVHPEWRRAGIATFMIYHLIQTCMGKDVTLHVSASNPAMLLYQKFGFKTEEYILDFYDKYYPLDSKECKHAFFLRLRR
- the KAT14 gene encoding cysteine-rich protein 2-binding protein isoform X1, producing MANNVHMSGLLSRHDDEATRTSTSEGLEEGEVEGETLLIVESEDQASVDLSHDQSGDSLNSDEGDASWMEEMSYYCEKCQKWIPASQLREQLSYLKGDNFFRFTCSDCSEDGKEQFERLRLTWQQVVMLAMYNLSLEGTGRQGYFRWKEDICAFIEKHWTFLLGNRKKTSTWWSTVAGCLSVGSPLFFRSGAQEFGEPGWWKLVHNKPPTMKPEGEKLSASALKAKAASKPPLDPIITVEGLRKRVSRNPVESAMELKEKRSRTQEAKDIRRAQKEAAGFLDRSTSSTPVKFTSRGRRPDIVLEKGEVIDFSSLSSSDRTPLTSPSPSPSLDFSAPGTPASHSATPSLLSEADLIPDVMPPQALFHDDEEMEGDGVIDPGIEYVPPPSGTASAGTVIASRKKVKTAEQIKQEVESEEEKPERMEGDSEDPDDSNASLQVRGRDKRKPQLEKDAKPRTPKHTSVSIYEEKLLLKRLEACPNAMSMTPEARRLRRKLIVRQAKRERGLPLFDLDQVVNAALLLVDGIYGAKEGGVSRSPVGQATYRTTSQDFRILDRYQTMLPAMKGFRQQTTKFLYRLVGSEDLLTDHSIVSPYTSRVLKPYIRRDYETKPPKLRLLAEIRAYPHRNDLNWKAEPEAPIDYCYVRPNHIPTINSMCHEFFWPGIDLSECLQYPDFSVVVLYKKVIIAFGFMVPDVKYNEAYISFLLVHPEWRRAGIATFMIYHLIQTCMGKDVTLHVSASNPAMLLYQKFGFKTEEYILDFYDKYYPLDSKECKHAFFLRLRR
- the KAT14 gene encoding cysteine-rich protein 2-binding protein isoform X2, producing the protein MANNVHMSGLLSRHDDEATRTSTSEGLEEGEVEGETLLIVESEDQASVDLSHDQSGDSLNSDEGDASWMEEMSYYCEKCQKWIPASQLREQLSYLKGDNFFRFTCSDCSEDGKEQFERLRLTWQQVVMLAMYNLSLEGTGRQGYFRWKEDICAFIEKHWTFLLGNRKKTSTWWSTVAGCLSVGSPLFFRSGAQEFGEPGWWKLVHNKPPTMKPEGEKLSASALKAKASKPPLDPIITVEGLRKRVSRNPVESAMELKEKRSRTQEAKDIRRAQKEAAGFLDRSTSSTPVKFTSRGRRPDIVLEKGEVIDFSSLSSSDRTPLTSPSPSPSLDFSAPGTPASHSATPSLLSEADLIPDVMPPQALFHDDEEMEGDGVIDPGIEYVPPPSGTASAGTVIASRKKVKTAEQIKQEVESEEEKPERMEGDSEDPDDSNASLQVRGRDKRKPQLEKDAKPRTPKHTSVSIYEEKLLLKRLEACPNAMSMTPEARRLRRKLIVRQAKRERGLPLFDLDQVVNAALLLVDGIYGAKEGGVSRSPVGQATYRTTSQDFRILDRYQTMLPAMKGFRQQTTKFLYRLVGSEDLLTDHSIVSPYTSRVLKPYIRRDYETKPPKLRLLAEIRAYPHRNDLNWKAEPEAPIDYCYVRPNHIPTINSMCHEFFWPGIDLSECLQYPDFSVVVLYKKVIIAFGFMVPDVKYNEAYISFLLVHPEWRRAGIATFMIYHLIQTCMGKDVTLHVSASNPAMLLYQKFGFKTEEYILDFYDKYYPLDSKECKHAFFLRLRR
- the KAT14 gene encoding cysteine-rich protein 2-binding protein isoform X5, which gives rise to MANNVHMSGLLSRHDDEATRTSTSEGLEEGEVEGETLLIVESEDQASVDLSHDQSGDSLNSDEGDASWMEEMSYYCEKCQKWIPASQLREQLSYLKGDNFFRFTCSDCSEDGKEQFERLRLTWQQVVMLAMYNLSLEGTGRQGYFRWKEDICAFIEKHWTFLLGNRKKTSTWWSTVAGCLSVGSPLFFRSGAQEFGEPGWWKLVHNKPPTMKPEGEKLSASALKAKASKPPLDPIITVEGLRKRVSRNPVESAMELKEKRSRTQEAKDIRRAQKEAAGFLDRSTSSTPVKFTSRGRRPDIVLEKGEVIDFSSLSSSDRTPLTSPSPSPSLDFSAPGTPASHSATPSLLSEADLIPDVMPPQALFHDDEEMEGDGVIDPGIEYVPPPSGTASAGTVIASRKKVKTAEQIKQEVESEEEKPERMEGDSEDPDDSNASLQVRGRDKRKPQLEKDAKPRTPKHTSVSIYEEKLLLKRLEACPNAMSMTPEARRLRRKLIVRQAKRERGLPLFDLDQVVNAALLLVDGIYGAKEGGVSRSPVGQATYRTTSQDFRILDRYQTMLPAMKGFRQQTTKFLYRLVGSEDLLTDHSIVSPYTSRVLKPYIRNDLNWKAEPEAPIDYCYVRPNHIPTINSMCHEFFWPGIDLSECLQYPDFSVVVLYKKVIIAFGFMVPDVKYNEAYISFLLVHPEWRRAGIATFMIYHLIQTCMGKDVTLHVSASNPAMLLYQKFGFKTEEYILDFYDKYYPLDSKECKHAFFLRLRR
- the KAT14 gene encoding cysteine-rich protein 2-binding protein isoform X4, yielding MANNVHMSGLLSRHDDEATRTSTSEGLEEGEVEGETLLIVESEDQASVDLSHDQSGDSLNSDEGDASWMEEMSYYCEKCQKWIPASQLREQLSYLKGDNFFRFTCSDCSEDGKEQFERLRLTWQQVVMLAMYNLSLEGTGRQGYFRWKEDICAFIEKHWTFLLGNRKKTSTWWSTVAGCLSVGSPLFFRSGAQEFGEPGWWKLVHNKPPTMKPEGEKLSASALKAKAASKPPLDPIITVEGLRKRVSRNPVESAMELKEKRSRTQEAKDIRRAQKEAAGFLDRSTSSTPVKFTSRGRRPDIVLEKGEVIDFSSLSSSDRTPLTSPSPSPSLDFSAPGTPASHSATPSLLSEADLIPDVMPPQALFHDDEEMEGDGVIDPGIEYVPPPSGTASAGTVIASRKKVKTAEQIKQEVESEEEKPERMEGDSEDPDDSNASLQVRGRDKRKPQLEKDAKPRTPKHTSVSIYEEKLLLKRLEACPNAMSMTPEARRLRRKLIVRQAKRERGLPLFDLDQVVNAALLLVDGIYGAKEGGVSRSPVGQATYRTTSQDFRILDRYQTMLPAMKGFRQQTTKFLRDYETKPPKLRLLAEIRAYPHRNDLNWKAEPEAPIDYCYVRPNHIPTINSMCHEFFWPGIDLSECLQYPDFSVVVLYKKVIIAFGFMVPDVKYNEAYISFLLVHPEWRRAGIATFMIYHLIQTCMGKDVTLHVSASNPAMLLYQKFGFKTEEYILDFYDKYYPLDSKECKHAFFLRLRR